One Candidatus Dormiibacterota bacterium DNA window includes the following coding sequences:
- a CDS encoding cold shock domain-containing protein, whose translation MQTGNVKRIVFERGFGFITGDDGHEYFFHRSGLDSSIDFDRLAGGEQVSFDLEQSDKGPRARAVRMA comes from the coding sequence ATGCAGACAGGCAACGTCAAGCGCATCGTCTTCGAGCGCGGCTTCGGTTTCATCACCGGTGACGATGGCCACGAGTACTTCTTCCATCGCAGCGGTCTGGACAGCTCGATCGACTTCGACCGGCTCGCCGGCGGCGAGCAGGTGAGCTTCGACCTGGAGCAGAGCGACAAGGGCCCCCGCGCCCGCGCGGTGCGGATGGCCTAG